The genomic region GCGACGGGCATCATCAGGATCCCCGCGTAGGTCGATATGTTCTCCGAATAGACCAGGCCGGGTACGCCGATATAGGTGATGGCGCTGGTAATCGTCGCAAACACGCTCACGGCAACGGCCCACCAAGGCATGTTCCGGCCGGCCAGAAAGAAATCCCGCGTTGTCTTCTGCCGCCCGGCCACCGCAATGCCGACGGCCGCCATGACGGCCAGATAGACGGCGAGCACCGCATAGTTGACCAGTCCGAATCCCTCATGCTGGCCCAAGAGACTGCCTCCCCGTTGGTTCGCGGAATTTCTGTCGAAGCGGGCCTGCACACCATATCACAAGACGGCGGGATGAGGAGACATGTCCGCGCTGGCGGCGGTTGACCCTTACGCGGGAGTCGGGTCTCCGGTTATCCTGTGCCCGGGTGGCATTGGCCGGGGGAATATCGATATCCTCCCGCAGGAGAGGCGTGCATGAACCCTGAAATCGCCCGGCACTGCGCGGAGCTTGACCGCTGTAATCAGCGTGGCGGCCGCATGCTGTCGCTGTTGGACCTGATCGACGCGGGCACGGTCACGCTGGAACTTGCCGCTTATCTGATGACGCGGATGAGCGAAGGCGTATCGTTCATGGTAGGCGCGCGCCCTGGCGGGGCAGGCAAGACGACCGTCATGTGCGCGCTATTGAACCTGGTTCCGCCGGATGTGGAACTGGCGCCGGCGGTGAACACTTGCCCACGGACCGCGGAAGGTCCCCGGTGCTGTTACATCTGCCATGAAATTGGCTCGGGGCCGTATTTTGCTTACTTGTGGGGCCGGGAACTCCGGGCCTATTGCGCGCTAGCGGAGGAGGGGCATCTGCTCGCGACGAATCTGCACGCCGATGACCTGGATCAGGCGCGGGACCAGGTATGCGGGGAGAACCAGGTGCCCGTGGCGCACTTCAATGCGTTTCAGTTGATGCTCTTCCTGCATGTGGACGGCAAGGGCTACCGGTACGACAGGCGGATAAGCACGGTCTATGCTTCGGACGGCCGCAGCGAACACAGGCTTATCTTTGAGAATGGAACGCTGTTTGAAGCGCCGAACTCGGCGCCGGAACGCGTCGCGGCCTGCCGCGCATTTCTCGATAGACTGCTGGTCGAGCGTGTTCGTGCTATTGAGGACGTGCGGGAGCAAGTGCTTGCCTTATTGAAGTAACGTGAAGGGCCGACACCGGCATGCATTCCCGGTTTCCAGCTTGTGCCATTCCCGGGGAGGCGGGCGCAGACGGCGGCACGTGGTTCAGCCCGCCGGAGTGGAGCATGTGGGAGGGACTTGACCCATGATTCGATACAAAAACGCGTTTCAGCCGCTCGCGTTCGCATTGGCCTGTGCGTTCGCCGCGTTTTCTTGCGCGGACACGTCAAAGCCAAAGCCGGCGATTTCCATGATGCTTCCCATGAGCGACGAGGTCCGCTTGGCCACATCCGTCTATCTTCCTGATGGGAAAGAAGGCGCCTGGCCCGTGATTCTGGAGCGCACCCCCTACAACCGCGCCAATGCACAGGCGATTCCGTATGTCGGGGACGGCTATGCTGTTGTGACGCAGAACCTGCGCGGCACGCACGGCTCGGAAGGCGAATGGGACGTGTTTGGCCATGATGGATGGGGGGGGCCGGGCCGCCAGGACGGCTTGGACACGGTTGCCTGGATATTGGAGCAACCCTGGTGTAACGGGCGCATCGGGCTCGCGGGCTATTCGGCCAGCGGCATCAGCGCGCAATTATTGCTGGGCGCGCATCCGCCGGGCGTGCGATGCGCGTTCATCAACGCTGCGTCTGACAATTTCTATGAGCTCGTGTTCCTCAACGGCTGTTACCGCAAGAACACCATCGAGCAATGGGTGGAGGGCAAGCCTATGCTGGCGGAGTTCGAGAAACACCCCGCATATGACGCGTTCTGGGAATCCCGCGATGTTCGCGCCCGGGCGGACACGATCGACGTGCCTGTGTATATTCTCTCCGGCTGGTTCGACCTTGCGCAACGTTCCGCGACCGCGTTTTTTCAGCGCGTTCACAACAACGGCCTGCCCCACGCCCACGGTAACTGCAAACTGCTCATGAATACCCTGGCTCACGCGGCCCCATCCGGCGTGTTGACCTTCACCGATCGCGCCGACACCAACCTGGACGCGGCCTTCGGCTCCACGCGCGACTGGTTTGCCTACTGGCTGAAGGAGGAGCAGAACGGCATACTGGACAAACCGGCCGTGGCGTTGTTCCTGATGACGGACGAAGCGGCGATGGAAGCGCCGGGCAATACCTGGCGCTTCTACGAGAACTGGCCGCCCGCGGCGACGCCGAAGACGCTCTACCTGCATGAGGGTGGGAAGTTGCTGGCCGCGCCGCCGCAACGGACTGAAAGCAGCACCGCCTATGTGTACGATCCGGCGTCACCA from Candidatus Hydrogenedentota bacterium harbors:
- a CDS encoding CocE/NonD family hydrolase is translated as MIRYKNAFQPLAFALACAFAAFSCADTSKPKPAISMMLPMSDEVRLATSVYLPDGKEGAWPVILERTPYNRANAQAIPYVGDGYAVVTQNLRGTHGSEGEWDVFGHDGWGGPGRQDGLDTVAWILEQPWCNGRIGLAGYSASGISAQLLLGAHPPGVRCAFINAASDNFYELVFLNGCYRKNTIEQWVEGKPMLAEFEKHPAYDAFWESRDVRARADTIDVPVYILSGWFDLAQRSATAFFQRVHNNGLPHAHGNCKLLMNTLAHAAPSGVLTFTDRADTNLDAAFGSTRDWFAYWLKEEQNGILDKPAVALFLMTDEAAMEAPGNTWRFYENWPPAATPKTLYLHEGGKLLAAPPQRTESSTAYVYDPASPTPSLGGNNLFPPSGPHDQREIEARSDVVVFETDALREPLTVIGPISVTLYASSDAVDTDFGARLCDVYPDGRSMLVNEGMVRARYRDSNRTETLMAPGTVYAFHIDLWDNALTFAAGHRIRLDIVSCSDPRYDPNPNTGEPFRRHTRTAPARNTVSHDAARPSQLVLPVVSAD